TCACGTGGTCATCACGTGGCCGCAGCTTCAACAGAATTTTCCCGCAGCCCGCGCCCCACCAAACGGCGGCACGCAGAAGGGAGGGAGGCCCTCCCGCGCCGGCGCGACAGACGGCCACCCCCAGCTCCAGCTCCAGCTCCAGCCCCCGCCCCCGTGCCCGATCAAAGAATACCGGGCAAAACCACCGCCGTTGACCCCATGTCACACGCCGTGTCCGCTATCCAGTGTCCACGCCTGCCGCCCGCCAGGCtccaaacgcacccgccttttgcgGGCCCTCGCCCGCGACGACGCACACAATACATACATGTAAACCGGACTCCGTTTGTTTTTTAATATATATACGTATCTGAGGCGAAATATTTCGTCTTTCCTATAAAAATAAACCGATTGTAAAATCTAAAATCCTTGCATTCCAAAAAGCCCTGCCCACGGCGTGGCTTCACCTTCGCCCTGCGCGGCTGCGCCCCTGCCCTTccacgacgacgaccacgaccaCAGCAGTACAGCACCCCCGAGTCCCCGACCCCGTCCTCGGCGGTGGCCcgccaggccttcttcttttacgTTCCCCTCTGACACGGGTTTCTTTTCCTGGCCTCGGAGTCCGCGCCGGCCGCCTCGTGCCCGACCCGAGGTGAGAATTCACTCGCCCGCCCACGCACCTTCCTTGGCTATAGATCCTTCTTCCCCGGCTGATCTCTCCGTTGCCACTCCCTGTGACAGTGGCCTCCATGTGCGTTCTTTTATTGTTTGACTATTTAGTCCGGCGATACGGTTTCCTCAACTGGGATCCGCCATCCACCTCGCAGATCGGATCTCCTTCGAGGCCGGGCTCAGGCCTCAGGGGTGCCGCCACCGCCTCGTCCGTCTCCAGGGACCGCGAGCTGTCCCCTCGCCTCCAGCGCAGCCGCTCATCCGCCGGCGGCGGCTCCAAGGCGTCCCTGTCCCCGGAGGTACTGCACACCACCGCCTTTTGTTGCCATCTCCCACGCTACGTTACGCACGAAGCCGAACGCCTTTGGAACGGAGTCAAGACCGATCAGGGGCGCCGGTATATATTAAGGACATTACAGTTTGTTTTTTTCTAACGGCGGCGGCTCTTGGTTTCCTGTTCGGCAGAGGCGGCGCGGCGTGGGCGCGATGCAGCAGCGGGTGGCGCAGCTGGAGGAGGAGCTCCGGAGGGAGCGGGAGGAGAAGGCCCGGACCGTGAGGGACCTCGAGGACCTGAGGCGGGACGGCGGCGCCAAGGGTGTCGCGGACAAGGTGCACCTTCTGGAGCGGGAGGTGAGCAAGTCCAAGCAGTCGGAGCGCAAGATGCTGGAGTCGCTGATATACCAGACCAAGCAGCTGGAGCAGACCAAGATATCGCTCGAGGAGGCCAAGCTGGAGATGGCCACGCTGCAGCAGCAGGCGAGCAAGAGCCTCGCGtcagcccggcgcggcggcgtgcTGGAGCAGAGGAGCGTCAGGGACCTCATGTTCGGCGGCGCGGACGAGGAGATCATGGTCCTGCGCGCGGAGCTCCGGGCGGCGGTGCAGGGCGAGGAGAGGAGCCGCAAGGCGCTGGACGACCTCTCCGCCGCGCTCTCGGACGTGACCGCGGAGGCCAGGCAGGTCAAGGCCTGGCTCTCCGAGGCGCAGGCCGAGCTGGAGGCCGCCAACGCCGAGGCCGGGCGGCTGCGCGCGGCGCTGCGCGGCGCGTCCGACGAGCGCGACCGCTACAGGCTCGAGGCCGACGAGTGCGCGGCGGCCTGGGGCGACAAGGAGCGCGTGCTCCTCGACTGCGTGCGCGCGTCCGAGGGCGACGCGAGCCGGGCGCGGCAGGAGAACACCAGGCTGGTGGAGTCGCAGCGCGTCGTCCGCGACGAGAACGCGCGCCTGCGGGACATCCTCAAGCAGGCCGTGGCCGAGGCCAGCGCCGCCAGGGACTCGCTGGAGCTCGCCAGGGCCGAGAACGCGCGCCTCAGCGCCGCCGTCGCCGACAAGGACGGCGCGCTGCAGAGCCTCCGCCAGGAGTACGAGTGCGTCAGGGTCAGCGAGGCCGCGGCGCAGGGTAGCCTCAGGGAGCTCAACAGCCTCCTCGCCGCCACCACAACGACGGCGTGCAACACGCCCGCGTCGTCCGCCAAGACCGCCCCCGCGCCGGGCTACGGCCTCGATCAGCGCCTTCCGAATGGCAGCAGCAAGAAGGGAACGCCGCGGTCGGCGTCGCAGCGGTGGATGCCTGACAAGCCACGGACGCCGAGCAGCCGGCGGACGTACTCGATCGGCGAGCCGGGTAAGCTGACGACTGGCTTCTCGCGGTCCGCGCGGATGGGGAACCTGAACCCCAGGGATCGGGTGTTCGCGTCCCTGAGCAACATCGCCGACCTCAAGTCCGCGGCGGACGCGGCGACGGAGGACTTGGACGACGAGTTCGACCACATCGACGAGAGCCACTACGTTGACACGGAGGACTCCACGAAGCACAAGAAGAGCCTGATATTCCGCAGATTCGGTGATTTTTTCAGGAGGAAAAGCCTCTATAAGCCGAATTCAGCGCCAGTACACACACTCTaaaaatcttttctttttttctccgCCCCATGGATACACGCTTGTAGTTccgttgtgttcttgttcatctgAATACACGAGAAATGAAAAGGTTGTTGAATCAGATCTGCTCCTTTCTCGTGTTGAAACTTCGATCGTTTCCAGGACATAGGGCATGACGTGTATTGAAATCTGATTATCTGAAGCCTGAAGGTGACGATGTAGTAAAGATTGGAAGAAGGTGCAGCTTTGTATACGTTTCAGTGTGGCCTTTTTTTTTGACATTTAAAACATCTAGAACCAAAACGGAAGGTCAACTTTTGCTACGGCGGCCATTCTGTCAGGTGCTGATGTTAATTAGGGCGGCATATTCTCCGTCACGCACTGAAGGCGTTTGCTCGGAACCTTCATTGTAACCATAAGCCCTTCGCCTAGCACATCTGGCTATCAGTATCACCACTGAGAAGGGGGAGCAAAGAGGCCAGGCTTTTCCGGTGTTCCTCCATGCCTCGTTTGATCGGGCAAGCAGATGATCATCGTCTAGGACCAATGTTTTCCTTAGAATTCCATGGAAACAAGCTTCCTTCTTTAACCATTTCCACAGCTGCAAACGGCGCTGGTGCTCGCTTCTGCCTGAACAATGATCGAGCAAATCACGGCGCTCTTGGCTCCTGGCGTAAACAATCAAGCTTCGTGCCTTCCGTGCTGCAGCGCGAAGTAGATAGGGGTCTCCTTTCCGCGGCGTCGGCTTCTACTCACCTCAATGGCCTATCGAGAAGACGGAAACAGATGGCATCTCGCCGGTTTTCATTCGACTGCTGCCTCCTGTTGTCCTGCCTGTATGTAATAATGTAAACAGAGTTTTCTTTCATCCGACTGGGATTCGTGACGTGACGTGGATACTCTTGGTGTCACCGATCATTCGACAGAAGCTGGGGAGAAGAAAAAAACCTTAATAAAAAGCTTAGAGAAACAAACAAAGCTTGCCCTCTATCAGAATCAGACGTGAACCTAGGCCCATTGGTAAAGAGCCTTGCGCTTTCAGTTAGCAGTCGATGTCTTCTCTTCTGGACGC
This portion of the Zea mays cultivar B73 chromosome 2, Zm-B73-REFERENCE-NAM-5.0, whole genome shotgun sequence genome encodes:
- the LOC100384264 gene encoding uncharacterized protein isoform X1, with the translated sequence MCVLLLFDYLVRRYGFLNWDPPSTSQIGSPSRPGSGLRGAATASSVSRDRELSPRLQRSRSSAGGGSKASLSPERRRGVGAMQQRVAQLEEELRREREEKARTVRDLEDLRRDGGAKGVADKVHLLEREVSKSKQSERKMLESLIYQTKQLEQTKISLEEAKLEMATLQQQASKSLASARRGGVLEQRSVRDLMFGGADEEIMVLRAELRAAVQGEERSRKALDDLSAALSDVTAEARQVKAWLSEAQAELEAANAEAGRLRAALRGASDERDRYRLEADECAAAWGDKERVLLDCVRASEGDASRARQENTRLVESQRVVRDENARLRDILKQAVAEASAARDSLELARAENARLSAAVADKDGALQSLRQEYECVRVSEAAAQGSLRELNSLLAATTTTACNTPASSAKTAPAPGYGLDQRLPNGSSKKGTPRSASQRWMPDKPRTPSSRRTYSIGEPGKLTTGFSRSARMGNLNPRDRVFASLSNIADLKSAADAATEDLDDEFDHIDESHYVDTEDSTKHKKSLIFRRFGDFFRRKSLYKPNSAPVHTL
- the LOC100384264 gene encoding uncharacterized protein isoform X2, whose protein sequence is MQQRVAQLEEELRREREEKARTVRDLEDLRRDGGAKGVADKVHLLEREVSKSKQSERKMLESLIYQTKQLEQTKISLEEAKLEMATLQQQASKSLASARRGGVLEQRSVRDLMFGGADEEIMVLRAELRAAVQGEERSRKALDDLSAALSDVTAEARQVKAWLSEAQAELEAANAEAGRLRAALRGASDERDRYRLEADECAAAWGDKERVLLDCVRASEGDASRARQENTRLVESQRVVRDENARLRDILKQAVAEASAARDSLELARAENARLSAAVADKDGALQSLRQEYECVRVSEAAAQGSLRELNSLLAATTTTACNTPASSAKTAPAPGYGLDQRLPNGSSKKGTPRSASQRWMPDKPRTPSSRRTYSIGEPGKLTTGFSRSARMGNLNPRDRVFASLSNIADLKSAADAATEDLDDEFDHIDESHYVDTEDSTKHKKSLIFRRFGDFFRRKSLYKPNSAPVHTL